The sequence AAGTCCAGATCCAGGCCCAGCCGGCGGTGCCCCATCCCCGGGGGGCGAGCCTGGACAGCCCCGAGCGCATCGCCCGCGGCGAGCGCAGCTACCGCATCTACTGCGCCAGTTGCCACGGCCCCCTGGCCCAGGGCCATGGCCCTATGGAGGAGGCGCTGAAGATTCCGCCCGGAGATCTCACGGATCTGGCTCGCCGCCACGGCGGCCGCTTCCCGTCGGGGCAGGTCTACCTGCAGATCGAGGGAACCGACGAGATCCTCGGCCACGGCAGCCGCGAGATGCCGGTGTGGGGTAGTACCTTCCAGCTCGAACGCCCGGGGGCGGAGAGCCGCGGGGAGGTAGAGGGGAAGATCTGGGATCTGGTGGCCTATCTGGCCTCTGTCCAGGACACCCAGCCTAGTCCCACGCTGCGTCGTCCTGCCGGAGATGGACCCGGGGGCGAGGAGCCCGGAAACCGTTGAGCCAGACTACCGGAAGCGCCGTCGGGGAAACCGCCGCCGGTCCGAATTCCTCCATCCGGATACGGGAGGCCGGGGACGAGGACGCCCAGGCGGTGTGCGAGATCTTTCGCGCCGTCTACGGCGGCGATTACACCTACCCTCATTTCTTCGACGTCCACCAGATGAAGAAGATCATCTTCGGCGAAGACACGCTGGTGTTGGTGGCCGAGGACACCGCGGCGGGACGGATTCTCGGTACCGCCGCCGTGATCCTGGAGGTGGGGGCCTATTCGGACCTGGTGGGGGAGTTCGGCCGCCTGGTGGTGCACCCCGACGCCCGCGGCCGGGGTCTGGGCAAGCTGCTGATGGAGGAGCGTCTGCGGCGGGTGCGGGATCGGCTCCAGGTGGGATTGGTGGAGGCGCGGGTGGCCCACCCGTTCGCTCAGAAGATCAGCCGCCGCTATGGCTTTGCTCCGGTGGGCTTCCTGGCCTCCAAGCATCGCTTCGGCGACTACCGCGACAGCGTGGCCCTGCTGGTGCAGTACTTTGGCCACGCCCTGCGCCTGCGTCGGAATCATCCACGAGTGATTCCCGAAGTCTATCCCATGGCCATGGCGGCGTTCCGCAATGTCAGCATGGAACCGGACGCCATCGTGGTGGAACGGGAGCCCTCCTATCCCGGCGGCGAGGACTACGAAATCCAAGAGCTCACCGACGAAGGCTATTCCTCGCTGCTGCGCATCGAGCGTGGCCGGCGGCAGGATCGGGAGGTCTTCGGTCCCCTGCGGCTGCACTATGGCTTCTTCAAGCTCCAGGCTCACCGCTCCTCCTACATCATCGCCCGCAAGGGCAGCCACATCGCCGGCGCCTTGGGCTACACCTACGACGAGTACGAGGGCAACATCCGGGTCTTCGAGCTGATCATTCTGGAGGAGCATTCCATCCCCTTCCTGCTCGAGAATCTGGAGCGGGAATGTGCCGACCTGCCCAATGTCCGGGCGCTGGAGATCGATGTCAGCGCCTATGCACCGCGGATGCAGCGCACGTTGGTGGAGCGGGGGTTCGTACCGGTGGCCTATATCCCC is a genomic window of Acidobacteriota bacterium containing:
- a CDS encoding GNAT family N-acetyltransferase — its product is MSQTTGSAVGETAAGPNSSIRIREAGDEDAQAVCEIFRAVYGGDYTYPHFFDVHQMKKIIFGEDTLVLVAEDTAAGRILGTAAVILEVGAYSDLVGEFGRLVVHPDARGRGLGKLLMEERLRRVRDRLQVGLVEARVAHPFAQKISRRYGFAPVGFLASKHRFGDYRDSVALLVQYFGHALRLRRNHPRVIPEVYPMAMAAFRNVSMEPDAIVVEREPSYPGGEDYEIQELTDEGYSSLLRIERGRRQDREVFGPLRLHYGFFKLQAHRSSYIIARKGSHIAGALGYTYDEYEGNIRVFELIILEEHSIPFLLENLERECADLPNVRALEIDVSAYAPRMQRTLVERGFVPVAYIP
- a CDS encoding cytochrome c, yielding MRLISSIAYFLLSNDGLRRSAVPLAILVAGLTLMVPAQVQIQAQPAVPHPRGASLDSPERIARGERSYRIYCASCHGPLAQGHGPMEEALKIPPGDLTDLARRHGGRFPSGQVYLQIEGTDEILGHGSREMPVWGSTFQLERPGAESRGEVEGKIWDLVAYLASVQDTQPSPTLRRPAGDGPGGEEPGNR